From Dermochelys coriacea isolate rDerCor1 chromosome 15, rDerCor1.pri.v4, whole genome shotgun sequence, a single genomic window includes:
- the DDT gene encoding D-dopachrome decarboxylase codes for MPFLELETSLPAAQLPRGLAGKLCAAAAAILSKPEERINVTVKSDLPMVVGGSAAPCAQLFVSSIAVVGTAEQNRGHSAKFFEFLTKELGLGADRIVIRFYPLEPWQIGKKGTVMTFL; via the exons ATGCCGTTCCTGGAGCTGGAGACCAGCCTCCCGGCCGCTCAGCTGCCCCGGGGCTTAGCCGGCAAACTGTGCGCGGCCGCTGCGGCCATCCTGAGCAAGCCCGAGGAG AGGATAAACGTCACGGTGaagagtgacttgcccatggtggTTGGAGGCTCCGCAGCACCCTGCGCTCAGCTGTTCGTCTCATCCATCGCAGTGGTGGGAACTGCGGAGCAGAACAGAGGGCACAGTGCCAAGTTCTTTGAGTTCCTTACCAAGGAGCTGGGGCTCGGTGCAGACAG GATTGTTATCCGTTTTTATCCACTGGAACCTTGGCAGATTGGCAAGAAAGGAACTGTCATGACTTTCTTATGA